A single genomic interval of Bos javanicus breed banteng chromosome 8, ARS-OSU_banteng_1.0, whole genome shotgun sequence harbors:
- the NEIL2 gene encoding endonuclease 8-like 2 translates to MPEGPSVRKFHHLVSPFVGQQVVKTGGSSKKLNPTSFQSLWLQDSQVHGKKLFLRFDPDEEAVSLGNSPLSEPLREGEQKDKARHHQEASDPSSWSPGGGSAVPSGDDGLQCLGGDTPAGGAERWLQVSFGLFGSIRVNEFSRAKKANKRGDWRDPVPRLVLHFSGSGFLAFYNCQMTWRFSSPVVSPASDILSEKFHRGQALEALGREQPICYTLLDQRYFSGLGNIIKNEALFRAGIHPLSPGSLLGLPRLEALVDHVVAFSADWLQGKFQGARQHTQIYQKEQCPAGHQVVRESLGPPGGFQRLTWWCPQCQPRLSADEPKQLQPS, encoded by the exons ATGCCAGAGGGGCCGTCTGTGAGGAAGTTTCACCATCTGGTTTCTCCCTTTGTGGGGCAGCAGGTGGTCAAGACAGGAGGCAGCAGCAAGAAGCTAAACCCCACAAGTTTCCAGTCCCTCTGGCTGCAGGACAGCCAG GTCCATGGAAAGAAATTATTCCTTAGATTTGATCCAGATGAAGAAGCTGTGTCCCTGGGCAATTCCCCACTGTCAGAGCCTCTACGAGAAGGAGAGCAGAAGGACAAAGCCAGGCACCACCAAGAAGCCTCTGACCCGTCCTCCTGGTCCCCGGGAGGAGGCAGTGCTGTCCCCAGTGGAGACGATGGTCTGCAGTGTTTGGGGGGAGACACCCCTGCAGGAGGCGCTGAGAGGTGGCTGCAGGTCAGCTTTGGTTTGTTTGGCAGCATTCGGGTGAACGAGTTCTCCAGAGCGAAGAAGGCAAACAAGAGGGGTGACTGGAGGGACCCTGTTCCCAG gCTGGTCCTACATTTCAGCGGGAGTGGCTTCCTGGCCTTCTATAACTGTCAGATGACATGGCGCTTCTCTTCCCCTGTGGTCAGTCCCGCCTCTGACATATTGTCAGAAAAGTTTCACCGAGGACAGGCCCTGGAGGCCCTGGGCCGGGAGCAGCCCATCTGCTATACGCTGTTGGACCAGCGATACTTCTCAGGCTTAG GGAACATCATTAAGAACGAGGCCCTGTTCAGAGCCGGGATCCACCCGCTTTCTCCAGGCTCCCTCCTGGGTCTTCCACGCCTCGAGGCCCTGGTGGATCATGTGGTGGCCTTCAGTGCAGACTGGCTGCAGGGCAAATTCCAGGGCGCACGGCAGCACACGCAGATCTACCAGAAGGAGCAGTGCCCTGCCGGGCACCAGGTGGTCAGAGAGTCCCTGGGGCCGCCGGGGGGCTTCCAGAGGCTCACGTGGTGGTGCCCCCAGTGCCAGCCCAGGTTGTCAGCAGATGAGCCCAAGCAGCTGCAGCCCTCCTAG